One Xenopus tropicalis strain Nigerian chromosome 8, UCB_Xtro_10.0, whole genome shotgun sequence genomic window carries:
- the astl3b.2 gene encoding embryonic protein UVS.2 isoform X3, translated as MKMVHTKSIILLACIMGSAWTYPAQIIFPYQEMLEKDSLTNLDLLEALGKSEKDALATEGTVRGMEMPVLGKKSGSVDVFTQISKVNRGIRVPTYQGDILRPKGRSAMNCTECLWPKSTDGTVIVPYNFSSNYSADQLALFKSTMQEYESLTCVRFVPRANETDFLSIVSDNGCASFLGKVGGDQTVQLDSYGCIYRGIIQHELNHALGFYHEQSRSDRDDYVTIHTENIIPGYEGNFNKADSNNLGLEYDYSSVMHYPGDAFSKNGNLTIVPKPDPTVPIGQRDGLSILDVSKINRLYQCDVCSNLLSNTNGTMISANYPSAYPNNANCVWLIRTPSGQVTLQFQAFDIQSSPGCVSDYIKIYDGPSKTSPVLVDRACGTGLIPIQIASTNQMLVEFVSDGVVTGTGFKATYGSVQCGGAFYAPNKTFTTPGYPANYDTNLDCTWTITAPVGYKISLNMSDFELENNRYCMYDYVIIYNTTRTPVPYCGSIKFSSGFVSTANSMMIRFHSDRSNVNRGFSATYRFVK; from the exons ATGAAGATGGTTCATACAAAATCCATCATTCTACTAGCCTGTATCATGGGATCTGCTTGGACTTACCCAGCACAG ATCATTTTCCCATATCAAGAAATGCTTG AAAAAGACTCACTGACCAACTTGGATCTTCTCGAAGCTCTGGGAAAGTCAG AAAAGGATGCACTTGCTACCGAAGGAACTGTTAGGGGAATGGAGATGCCAGTCCTAG GAAAAAAATCTGGCTCTGTGGATGTCTTTACTCAGATATCTAAAGTAAACCGAG GAATTAGGGTTCCCACTTATCAAGGGGACATTCTCAGACCTAAAGGTCGTAGTGCCATGAATTGCACCGAATGTCTTTGgcctaaatctacagatggaaCTGTCATTGTACCTTACAACTTCTCCTCCAACTACA GTGCCGATCAGTTGGCTTTGTTTAAGTCGACCATGCAGGAGTATGAAAGCTTAACCTGTGTGAGATTTGTACCCAGGGCAAATGAAACAGATTTTCTCAGCATTGTGTCTGACAATGG ctgtgcaTCCTTTCTTGGAAAAGTTGGAGGAGACCAAACTGTGCAGCTGGATTCATATGGCTGCATATACAGGGGGATCATCCAGCATGAACTGAACCATGCCCTGGGCTTCTACCATGAGCAGAGCCGGAGCGACCGGGATGACTATGTCACTATACATACTGAGAATATCATACCAG GCTATGAAGGCAACTTTAACAAGGCTGACTCCAATAACCTGGGGCTTGAATATGACTATTCCTCAGTGATGCACTATCCAGG GGATGCATTCAGTAAGAATGGAAACCTCACCATTGTCCCCAAGCCTGACCCAACTGTTCCCATTGGGCAAAGGGATGGGCTGAGTATTCTGGATGTCTCCAAAATTAACAGGCTGTATCAATGTG ATGTATGCAGTAATTTGCTTTCTAACACCAATGGGACAATGATCTCAGCCAACTACCCCTCTGCATACCCTAATAATGCCAACTGTGTTTGGCTGATTAGAACTCCATCTGGGCAG GTGACCCTGCAATTCCAAGCCTTTGATATCCAGTCATCTCCAGGCTGTGTCTCTGACTACATTAAGATCTATGATGGTCCCAGTAAGACGTCCCCTGTGTTAGTGGACAGGGCATGTGGTACAGGACTGATCCCTATACAGATTGCCTCCACTAACCAGATGCTGGTTGAGTTTGTCAGTGATGGAGTAGTTACTGGCACCGGCTTCAAAGCAACATACGGCTCAG TTCAATGTGGTGGAGCTTTCTATGCTCCAAATAAAACCTTCACTACTCCTGGCTACCCTGCAAACTATGATACTAATTTGGATTGCACCTGGACAATCACAGCCCCGGTTGGCTataag ATATCTCTGAATATGAGCGACTTTGAACTTGAGAATAATCGCTACTGCATGTATGACTATGTGATTATTTACAACACAACCCGAACTCCGGTTCCATACTGCGGCTCTATCAAATTCTCCTCTGGATTTGTGTCAACGGCAAATTCAATGATGATCCGCTTCCACAGTGATCGTTCTAATGTGAATAGAGGATTTAGTGCTACCTATAGATTTG TGAAGTAA
- the astl3b.2 gene encoding embryonic protein UVS.2 isoform X1: MKMVHTKSIILLACIMGSAWTYPAQIIFPYQEMLEKDSLTNLDLLEALGKSAEKDALATEGTVRGMEMPVLGKKSGSVDVFTQISKVNRGIRVPTYQGDILRPKGRSAMNCTECLWPKSTDGTVIVPYNFSSNYSADQLALFKSTMQEYESLTCVRFVPRANETDFLSIVSDNGCASFLGKVGGDQTVQLDSYGCIYRGIIQHELNHALGFYHEQSRSDRDDYVTIHTENIIPGYEGNFNKADSNNLGLEYDYSSVMHYPGDAFSKNGNLTIVPKPDPTVPIGQRDGLSILDVSKINRLYQCDVCSNLLSNTNGTMISANYPSAYPNNANCVWLIRTPSGQVTLQFQAFDIQSSPGCVSDYIKIYDGPSKTSPVLVDRACGTGLIPIQIASTNQMLVEFVSDGVVTGTGFKATYGSVQCGGAFYAPNKTFTTPGYPANYDTNLDCTWTITAPVGYKISLNMSDFELENNRYCMYDYVIIYNTTRTPVPYCGSIKFSSGFVSTANSMMIRFHSDRSNVNRGFSATYRFVK, encoded by the exons ATGAAGATGGTTCATACAAAATCCATCATTCTACTAGCCTGTATCATGGGATCTGCTTGGACTTACCCAGCACAG ATCATTTTCCCATATCAAGAAATGCTTG AAAAAGACTCACTGACCAACTTGGATCTTCTCGAAGCTCTGGGAAAGTCAG CAGAAAAGGATGCACTTGCTACCGAAGGAACTGTTAGGGGAATGGAGATGCCAGTCCTAG GAAAAAAATCTGGCTCTGTGGATGTCTTTACTCAGATATCTAAAGTAAACCGAG GAATTAGGGTTCCCACTTATCAAGGGGACATTCTCAGACCTAAAGGTCGTAGTGCCATGAATTGCACCGAATGTCTTTGgcctaaatctacagatggaaCTGTCATTGTACCTTACAACTTCTCCTCCAACTACA GTGCCGATCAGTTGGCTTTGTTTAAGTCGACCATGCAGGAGTATGAAAGCTTAACCTGTGTGAGATTTGTACCCAGGGCAAATGAAACAGATTTTCTCAGCATTGTGTCTGACAATGG ctgtgcaTCCTTTCTTGGAAAAGTTGGAGGAGACCAAACTGTGCAGCTGGATTCATATGGCTGCATATACAGGGGGATCATCCAGCATGAACTGAACCATGCCCTGGGCTTCTACCATGAGCAGAGCCGGAGCGACCGGGATGACTATGTCACTATACATACTGAGAATATCATACCAG GCTATGAAGGCAACTTTAACAAGGCTGACTCCAATAACCTGGGGCTTGAATATGACTATTCCTCAGTGATGCACTATCCAGG GGATGCATTCAGTAAGAATGGAAACCTCACCATTGTCCCCAAGCCTGACCCAACTGTTCCCATTGGGCAAAGGGATGGGCTGAGTATTCTGGATGTCTCCAAAATTAACAGGCTGTATCAATGTG ATGTATGCAGTAATTTGCTTTCTAACACCAATGGGACAATGATCTCAGCCAACTACCCCTCTGCATACCCTAATAATGCCAACTGTGTTTGGCTGATTAGAACTCCATCTGGGCAG GTGACCCTGCAATTCCAAGCCTTTGATATCCAGTCATCTCCAGGCTGTGTCTCTGACTACATTAAGATCTATGATGGTCCCAGTAAGACGTCCCCTGTGTTAGTGGACAGGGCATGTGGTACAGGACTGATCCCTATACAGATTGCCTCCACTAACCAGATGCTGGTTGAGTTTGTCAGTGATGGAGTAGTTACTGGCACCGGCTTCAAAGCAACATACGGCTCAG TTCAATGTGGTGGAGCTTTCTATGCTCCAAATAAAACCTTCACTACTCCTGGCTACCCTGCAAACTATGATACTAATTTGGATTGCACCTGGACAATCACAGCCCCGGTTGGCTataag ATATCTCTGAATATGAGCGACTTTGAACTTGAGAATAATCGCTACTGCATGTATGACTATGTGATTATTTACAACACAACCCGAACTCCGGTTCCATACTGCGGCTCTATCAAATTCTCCTCTGGATTTGTGTCAACGGCAAATTCAATGATGATCCGCTTCCACAGTGATCGTTCTAATGTGAATAGAGGATTTAGTGCTACCTATAGATTTG TGAAGTAA